In Macadamia integrifolia cultivar HAES 741 unplaced genomic scaffold, SCU_Mint_v3 scaffold1009, whole genome shotgun sequence, one DNA window encodes the following:
- the LOC122062385 gene encoding uncharacterized protein LOC122062385 encodes MGGPGAESVRKAKAYTHFVCVIEKPLKISQTNLVISFSNSDLEGLNWPHNDAIVLQLVVANRPFHRVLIDTRAFVDLMCYEAYEKLCFGPKKLKAVARPIYGFSGMPSEIEGMVDLLVMMGEETRSSTVMATFMVARVASAYNVILGRPGLNSLGVVASAKHVKVKLPIENGGGECRASLKEVRECYTNFVKANKNSCLDIACPTEIIDARDERAM; translated from the coding sequence ATGGGAGGACCCGGGGCAGAATCTGTCAGGAAGGCCAAGGCATATACACACTTTGTTTGCGTAATCGAGAAGCCACTTAAAATTTCACAAACCAATCTCGTAATCTCCTTCTCGAACTCTGACTTAGAGGGTCTCAACTGGCCTCATAATGATGCAATTGTCTTACAACTAGTCGTGGCAAATCGGCCCTTCCATAGGGTGCTAATTGATACTAGAGCATTTGTAGATCTTATGTGTTATGAAGCCTATGAAAAACTATGTTTTGGACCGAAGAAACTAAAGGCAGTTGCCAGACCAATATATGGTTTTTCAGGAATGCCATCTGAAATCGAAGGAATGGTAGATTTACTAGTGATGATGGGAGAGGAAACAAGATCGTCCACCGTCATGGCCACCTTCATGGTGGCAAGGGTGGCTTCAGCATACAATGTGATCTTGGGTAGGCCAGGCTTGAATAGTTTGGGAGTGGTGGCTTCGGCCAAGCATGTGAAGGTAAAATTGCCAATAGAAAATGGAGGGGGAGAATGTCGAGCAAGCCTGAAGGAAGTAAGGGAATGTTATACCAACTTCGTCAAGGCCAACAAAAATTCTTGTCTGGACATAGCTTGTCCCACTGAAATAATTGATGCCAGAGATGAAAGGGCCATGTAG